Proteins from one Leptospira wolffii serovar Khorat str. Khorat-H2 genomic window:
- the hisC gene encoding histidinol-phosphate transaminase, which yields MRFQPVLDKIPVYEAGKPIELVVREFGIPPEKVIKLASNENPFGVAPKVAQAVTEAVGKMPLYPDDSYKALKDALASVHKVDAKNVIQGNGSDQIFDFATRSVLTPGDKILQNGKTFSMYSIYAGQCGAETISTDSIEHDLNRFLDSYKKFSPKIVFLCTPCNPIGDALDRSDLYSFLEKISPETMVVVDAAYIDFGKTRDANKDIPASDLISKFPNVLYTNTFSKAYGLGGMRIGYGIANEEMIRAFYKLRPPFNVSQLSQLAATVALGETEFVSSYLRSNLEELLRYEKFCKDKGLSYFSSYTNFITVKLENAKLSSTELFETLLKEGLILRNLKSYGLNAIRITIGRPDQNDVLLDRLDKLL from the coding sequence ATGCGCTTCCAACCCGTTTTAGATAAGATCCCCGTTTACGAAGCGGGCAAACCGATCGAGCTAGTAGTTCGCGAATTCGGAATACCTCCCGAAAAGGTGATCAAACTCGCCTCCAACGAAAATCCGTTCGGAGTGGCTCCTAAAGTCGCTCAGGCGGTTACGGAAGCGGTAGGCAAAATGCCCCTGTATCCGGACGATTCCTATAAGGCTCTTAAGGACGCTCTTGCATCCGTGCATAAGGTGGATGCAAAAAATGTGATACAAGGAAATGGTAGCGATCAGATTTTCGATTTTGCGACACGTTCCGTTTTAACCCCGGGAGATAAGATCCTACAAAACGGTAAAACATTCTCCATGTATTCCATCTATGCGGGCCAATGCGGAGCGGAGACTATTTCGACCGATTCCATAGAGCACGATCTGAACCGGTTTTTGGATTCGTACAAGAAATTCTCCCCTAAGATCGTATTTCTTTGCACTCCTTGTAATCCAATCGGAGACGCTCTGGACAGATCCGACCTGTATTCGTTTCTGGAGAAGATTTCTCCCGAAACGATGGTGGTAGTCGATGCCGCTTATATCGATTTCGGAAAAACGAGAGACGCAAATAAGGATATTCCCGCATCGGATTTGATCTCCAAATTTCCGAACGTTTTATATACGAATACGTTCTCCAAGGCTTACGGTCTGGGCGGAATGAGAATCGGATACGGAATCGCGAACGAAGAAATGATCCGAGCCTTTTATAAACTGAGACCTCCGTTCAACGTTTCCCAGCTTTCCCAACTCGCTGCCACCGTTGCGTTAGGGGAAACTGAATTTGTGTCTTCTTATCTTCGCTCGAATTTGGAAGAATTGCTTCGTTACGAGAAATTCTGCAAAGATAAGGGCCTTTCCTATTTCTCTTCCTACACGAATTTCATCACCGTAAAACTGGAGAATGCAAAGCTCTCCTCCACCGAACTTTTCGAAACTCTCCTCAAAGAAGGTCTTATTCTTCGGAACCTTAAAAGCTACGGACTGAATGCGATACGAATCACGATAGGAAGACCCGATCAAAACGACGTTCTACTCGATAGACTGGATAAGCTTTTGTAG
- a CDS encoding OsmC family protein — MANTVFESKATWAGGLKLNLQSRHHKWVVDEPEILGGTDEGANPVEYLLGGLASCLGVLVSLYAPAHDVILKDFQIYVDGDLDLDGFQELAPVRPGFSEIRYRIDIQTDSPSSNVDALLKHVDRICPVKDSLQGVSVLAQNSLAAK; from the coding sequence ATGGCGAATACGGTATTTGAAAGTAAGGCAACTTGGGCAGGCGGATTGAAGCTGAATCTGCAATCCAGACACCATAAATGGGTGGTGGATGAGCCGGAAATTTTGGGAGGAACGGACGAGGGGGCGAATCCCGTCGAATATCTGTTAGGCGGACTGGCGAGTTGTTTGGGCGTTCTAGTATCTCTGTATGCGCCGGCTCACGATGTGATACTCAAGGATTTTCAGATCTATGTGGACGGAGATCTGGATCTGGACGGATTCCAGGAATTGGCTCCTGTGCGCCCCGGGTTTTCGGAAATACGTTATAGAATCGATATCCAAACGGATTCTCCTTCTTCGAATGTGGACGCTCTCTTGAAGCATGTCGATCGGATCTGCCCTGTGAAGGATTCTTTACAAGGAGTCTCCGTTCTCGCTCAGAATTCTCTGGCTGCAAAATAA